One stretch of Pedobacter riviphilus DNA includes these proteins:
- the arsC gene encoding arsenate reductase (glutaredoxin) (This arsenate reductase requires both glutathione and glutaredoxin to convert arsenate to arsenite, after which the efflux transporter formed by ArsA and ArsB can extrude the arsenite from the cell, providing resistance.) — translation MITIYHNNRCTKSRCALEELEKSGKDFEVVYYLETPPNKSELEEIIRKLGIKPLELIRKGEKVFIENYKGKTLTDEEWVEAMITHPILIERPIIVSGDQAVIARPTEKIKEILG, via the coding sequence TTTATCACAATAACCGCTGTACCAAAAGCCGTTGTGCTTTAGAGGAGCTTGAAAAAAGCGGAAAAGATTTCGAAGTGGTTTATTATTTGGAAACCCCGCCCAATAAAAGTGAACTCGAAGAAATTATTCGAAAACTGGGTATTAAACCATTGGAATTGATCCGTAAAGGGGAAAAGGTTTTTATTGAAAATTATAAAGGAAAAACCTTAACCGATGAAGAATGGGTTGAAGCCATGATTACGCATCCAATTTTAATTGAAAGACCGATTATTGTTTCAGGAGATCAGGCAGTTATCGCCAGACCAACCGAAAAAATAAAAGAGATTTTGGGATAA
- a CDS encoding LOG family protein produces the protein MTSEEKIRSAFENKDWQEIKVTDSWQIFKIMAEFVDGFEKLAKIGPCVTIYGSARTAQTHRYYQLAEQCGKLLTDRGYGVITGGGPGIMEAGNKGAHTNGGKSVGLNIELPFEQFHNKYIDHNKLLEFDYFFVRKVMFMKYSQGFVVLPGGFGTMDELFEALTLIQTGKIARFPIVLVGVDYWGGLIDWIKGTMLQKEHNIHEEDLNLFRLVDTAEEAAEHIFRFYDKYVLKPNF, from the coding sequence ATGACGAGTGAAGAAAAAATTAGAAGTGCTTTCGAAAACAAAGACTGGCAAGAAATCAAAGTAACCGACTCTTGGCAAATTTTTAAAATCATGGCCGAATTTGTAGACGGCTTTGAAAAACTAGCTAAAATTGGTCCGTGCGTTACCATTTATGGTTCGGCACGTACTGCCCAAACACACCGATATTACCAGTTGGCAGAGCAGTGCGGTAAATTATTAACCGATAGAGGTTATGGCGTAATTACTGGCGGTGGCCCTGGTATTATGGAGGCTGGTAACAAAGGTGCCCATACCAATGGGGGTAAATCGGTAGGTTTAAACATCGAGTTGCCTTTTGAGCAGTTCCACAATAAATATATCGATCATAATAAATTACTGGAGTTTGATTATTTCTTTGTGCGCAAAGTCATGTTCATGAAATATAGCCAGGGTTTTGTGGTGTTACCAGGTGGTTTTGGCACCATGGATGAGCTATTTGAAGCTTTAACCTTAATCCAGACCGGAAAAATTGCCCGTTTCCCAATCGTATTGGTGGGTGTTGATTATTGGGGAGGATTAATTGATTGGATTAAAGGAACGATGTTGCAGAAGGAACACAATATCCACGAAGAAGATTTAAATCTTTTCCGGTTGGTAGATACCGCCGAAGAAGCTGCAGAGCACATTTTCCGTTTCTACGATAAATATGTACTTAAACCGAATTTCTAG